In the Prochlorococcus marinus str. MIT 9312 genome, GTATGCCATACTAGACAACTGTTAGATAAAGAAATTCATAAAAGATTTATTAAAAATTAGAATCTCCTTGATAGCCAGTCGTTATCGCTAAATCATTCAGGTCGAGAGTACCGCTAATAATTTCTCCATTTATTTCCCAAGAAGGAAATCCACTAATTCCTTTGGTTTGGCATAGCTCATATTGATTGTCTTTCCCATCACTAGCACATTCCACTACTTTTAATTCTTTAACTGCCTCCTTACCAAATAGTTGTTTCTGATCATGGCAATGCGGGCACCAATAGGCACTATACATAACAATATTGTTTTCTCTCAAGAATTTTGCAAATAGCACCTTCTGGGGAGAGCTTGAAGTAGTAATTAGCGGTGATAAATTGTCAGTGGGACTTGAAACATCAATAGCATTTGAAGGGTCAACGTTAGTTGACCATATTAAGCCACCTACGAGGACACTTAGGAATACTACAAAACCTCTAAAGATCATAGGTTCTCTACTTTCAAACTTTGCTCCAATCATAGAAATTATAAAGATAGAAAACGATAAAATTGCTGAAAGTATACAAAAAAAGCAATATGCTTGAATCTTAAAAAACATTATATTAATTAACAAAAAGCTAAATGTAGATGAGGCACAAGAGATTAGAAATATTAACCACCATAAAAACTTGTTTAGCTTTTCTTTTGGGGAAATTAAATTAAGTGAAAGTATTATTGTGATAACTAATATTGATAAATAAGTTATCAATCCTGCTAATGAAAGAGGTATATTAATTTGATTATTCGCAAATAAAGTACCCCAAGGACTATTTAAAACTGTTTCACAACCATTTTGTGTCCCTGGGCATGAAAGAGAAGTAAATAATCCCCAGTTTTTTAAAGTAATTGAACCTGTGTCAACTATGCCTATAGTGCTAAGAATAGAGATTAAAATTTTTGGCCATTTTAGATCCTTTTTATTTCTACTTTTTAAAGTCTTAAGCGCCATAAAAAATGAAAGTTTGTTATTTACATGATCTGTCCTAATATTATCTTGGCATGAGAGTTATAAACGGAATGCCGTTTGAATTTTTTAATTTTTTAAAGTTTGTGAAACAAAATAATCTAAATGTTAAAGAAAAAAAATTCTCTAAAGTTGCTTTTAGTCATGTTGGTTGTGAGAAAAATCTAGTCGATACTCAACATATGCAAGGCTTATTAGATAAAGATGGTTATGAAGTTGAAAGTAATATAAACGATGCAAATATTGTTGTTGTCAATACTTGTAGTTTTATTGAAACAGCTAGAGAAGAATCAATTAGGAAAATTCTAGAATACACAAATCAAGGAAAAGAAGTAATTGTTGCAGGCTGTATGGCTCAGCATTTTAAAGAAGAACTTCTAAAAGAAATACCCGAAATAAAAGGTTTGGTTGGAACTGGAGATTATCAAAAGATAGCCAAGGTTTTAGATAGAGTAGAAAAAGGGGAAATCGTTAATGAAGTTTCAAAAATACCTGAATTTATTGCAGATGAGGAAATACCTCGTTTTGTAGATAAAAACAAATTCGTTGCTTATCTTCGTATTGCTGAAGGCTGCAACTATAATTGCGCTTTTTGTATTATTCCTAAGTTGAGAGGTCCTCAAAGAAGTAGGACAATAGAATCTATAGTTTCAGAAGCCAAAAGTCTTGCAAAGCAGGGTATTAAAGAAATCATATTAATTAGTCAAATTACAACTAATTACGGAAAAGATATTTATGGAAAACCATCATTAGCCAAACTTTTGAATGAGCTTTCTAAAGTTCCAATTCCTTGGATAAGGATACATTATGCGTATCCAACGGGTTTAACTGATGAAGTTATTAGAGCTTTCAAAGATTCAAAGAATATAGTGCCTTACTTTGATTTGCCACTTCAACATAGTCATCCAGATGTGTTGAAGAGTATGAACAGACCTTGGCAGGCTTCTTTGAATGAATCAATTTTGGAGAAAATTAGAGAAGAAATTCCATCTGCTGTATTAAGAACTAGTCTCATTGTTGGTTTCCCAGGAGAAAAAAAAGAACATTTTGAACATCTTCTCGAATTTTTGGATAGGCACAAATTTGATCATGTGGGAGTGTTTATTTTTTCTCCTGAGGAAGGAACTGCAGCTTTTGATTTACCAAATAAAGTATCCCCAGAGGTTGCAGCGGCAAGAAAAGATAACGTTATTTCAGTGCAGCAAAATATCTCTAAAGATAAAAATCAGTCATATGTTGGCTCAAAAATGAAGATTTTGGTGGAAAAAATATCAGATAATAACGAATTAATAGGTCGGTCCTACAATTTCGCGCCTGAAATTGACGGAAATGTGATTTTATCTATTAGTGCTAATAATTATTTGAGAAATTATATTGGTAAATTTGTTGAAGCAAATATTTCTTTTGCGGATGAATATGATTTGTATGGAGAGACTATTAAAATTTTGTAGTTTTTTTAAATTAATTTAACTGCTCTTAAGAGCTTATCTAATGCGAAAGCAGCTCCAAAACCAAAACCAATAAATGCAAAATAGAAAATGATGTTCATTAATTTTTTTATTTTTATTTAATTTAACATCAGATGAAAAGATTAGATTTTTTCGTTTAATTTCTTAATCTTGGATATAAGGTAATTTTTTGTATAAACATTCTTCTGCTTTTTGTAGTTCCCTTCCTAAATATAGAGCATGATCGAATTTGGTTATTAAGTCATTTCTTTCTTCAGTGATCAATATTCCAAGTTGTTTCGCACTAATACCTTCAAAAACTTCATTACTAACTCTTTTATTTTGAGAGTCGCATTTAATTGGTTCATTTGTTTCTGGGTCAAGCGCATATCCGTCATCATTAATATTATTTAGAAAGTGCTCTAAAATTATTTTATTTTCTTCTAAATCTACTTTTATAATAAAATAACCGTTTGGATCTAAGTCTATATATCGGTTGGATAGATTATTATCAATCTTTATTTTTTCATCGAAACTTTTACTAGAATCCATTCTTAGAAGTTAATAAAAAACTATATTACTAATATAATCTTTGTGACAGCCAAATAATTTTTTATTTGAAGGGTATAGATTTGTTTTCAAAATCAATTTCCATTTCGGTTTGTTTATTAACTTCATTTAGCCAAGGATAAATTATATTTCCCATATTTTTGTCAAACCACTTATGCAAGCTAATGGTGTTTTTTGCAAAGAATCCCCTCCGCCTTTTATGTTTACCACCCGCTCCTGGATCAAACAAATGGATACTATTTTTTATTGCCCATTCAATTGGCTGGTAGTAGCATAATTCAAAATGTAAATTAGATATTTCTTCTTGACTACCCCAATATCTACCCCATAAGTTGTTTTTATTTTTAACGCACATCGACATAGCAAAAATATCCTTTGAATCATTTCTTGATGCGCTAAAAAGTAAAAGATTTTTTTTATTATCAACAATTTTTTCGAAAAATGTAGATGTCAGATATTTACTTCCCCAGACTCCCCATCTTAAACAATGCTGTTCATAAAAATTATGCATTTTTTTGAGGATTTCTTGGTTGATATCATCTTCATCAAGAATTTCTACTTTAATATCTTGTTTAGTAATTGATTTCCTCTCTTTTTTTATATTTTTTCTCTGATTAGAGTTAAATCTAGAAAGAAAATCATCAAACGTTTTTTCTCCATTACTCCTCCATTCACTGCTGGAATTTATCCATTCATGGTATCCCAAAGATTTAAGATGTGTGCCCCAATTTTCATCAATATATAAAAAATTACAACTTAAAATTTTGTTTGTAATCGCAAAGCTTTCGATATGGTTTATAAGTAAATTTGTAATTTCTTTCTTATCTTTATTTTTTTTATAAAGAAATTGATATCCATTTACAGGACTATAAGGACTCATTCCAATTAATTTAGGGTAATAATTTAAATTCAGCTCTTGAGCCAATCTTGCAAATGATTGGTCAAAAATGAATTCTCCATAGCTATGATTTTTTAAAAAAAGTGGAGCAATTCCTAATATTTCTTCATTTTTATAAGCAACAAAATAAAGAGGCTGCCAACCAGTTTCTCTCGAAACACTTTTTGATATTTCAAGGTTTTTAAGCCAAGTCCATTCATAAAATGGATTATTGATTTCATTTGCTAATTCATTCCATATCTCTTTGGAGATTTCTTTAATTGACAATTTGACTTCAACTTTATGTATTTTTTGGTTCATTTATTATTGAATCTATTTCAAATTTTTTTGTAATGCACATGGATTTCATTATGCATTAAATTTTTAATTGATTTTATTTCCCATAGTCTTTTGAGATTAAAAATCTCATTTGTTTGTTTTGGAGGGATCCATGTATATCTACCTCCAATAATTCGTGGAATTATTGTAATTTTTATATCTGTTATTAGATCCTCTTTTATAAATGAATTTATAAGTTTTGCACCTCCTAAAAGAGCTAGATCATTTATCCCTTGCTTTTTGAGTGAAATTAAAGTTTTCCCCCATGAATGTTCGAAAAAGAGTTGTTTCTCGAAGTCATTCTTCGACAAATTATCAACTTTACTTGAGCTTATTAGCCATCTTCTAATTGGTTGACGAAAGTATTTCCAATTACTATTAAATTTTTTGCTATTTGAAGCAACTATAGAAATTGGTTGGCTTTTTGATATTTTTACTTCGTTATTATCATTGAGATTTTTAATTAGGTAAGTTGATTGATGAGCTAATAAAGTACCTAAACCGAAAATGGTGGCGTCAACCATTGATAAGTTTTGATTTAACATTTTTTTATCTTCTTCGCTTCCAAGATGCGATTCTCCACCTTCAGGAAATGCAATTCTTCCATCAAGACTAGATGCTATAACAATTATTACTCTTGGGATACTCAAGTTTGTGTGACTAAACTATTTTCAAATTTCAACTGCAATGAATTGGTTAACTTTTGATCAACATAAATTTCTGCAGCATTATTTGGGCTCTCTTGGAGTCTTATTTTGTGTAATGTTGCACCAAGGTTATGTATTGGTTTTTTAAGAATGTCAGAAATATATAAAGCTATATTTTCAGCAGTTGGAACACAACTATGGAAAAATTCGATATCTTTATTGAGAAAAGTATGATCTAGTTGTTCAACAACCAAATCATTAATTATCTCTTGGAGGGCAGATAAGTCGCAAACCATTCCTGTTCTTTTATCAATGTCTCCTTTTACAGTTATATCGACAAGATAGTTGTGACCATGTCCATTAACTCTGGCACATTTCCCATAGATTTTTTTATTTTCATCAAATGATATCTCTTCTTTTGCAAGTCTATGAGCGGCTGCAAAATGAGTTTGTACTGTTAAAAATGCTTCCATGTTTTTTCCAAAATAATCTGCCCATAAATTTGGGTTTTCATAAAGCCTTAGACTTGTAAGAGGTAAATCATCCTTTAGACGACTCCAAATGACCTTTACTAATGCTTCAGTTGTGGGAAGTAAACCCTCTTGATTATTAACATTAAATTCAGGCCAGACATCATTTAAAAAACGAAAATCTAATTGTCCAGTAACCTTATCTTTAATAGAGTGTTTTACATCAGAGAGATTAAGTACCATTCCATCAGAGTCTAGTTCTCCACCCATTGAAACAATAAGTTCATAATTATGACCATGACCTGGTGCAATACTGCACTTTCCAAAAAGAGATAAATTTTCT is a window encoding:
- the rimO gene encoding 30S ribosomal protein S12 methylthiotransferase RimO translates to MKQNNLNVKEKKFSKVAFSHVGCEKNLVDTQHMQGLLDKDGYEVESNINDANIVVVNTCSFIETAREESIRKILEYTNQGKEVIVAGCMAQHFKEELLKEIPEIKGLVGTGDYQKIAKVLDRVEKGEIVNEVSKIPEFIADEEIPRFVDKNKFVAYLRIAEGCNYNCAFCIIPKLRGPQRSRTIESIVSEAKSLAKQGIKEIILISQITTNYGKDIYGKPSLAKLLNELSKVPIPWIRIHYAYPTGLTDEVIRAFKDSKNIVPYFDLPLQHSHPDVLKSMNRPWQASLNESILEKIREEIPSAVLRTSLIVGFPGEKKEHFEHLLEFLDRHKFDHVGVFIFSPEEGTAAFDLPNKVSPEVAAARKDNVISVQQNISKDKNQSYVGSKMKILVEKISDNNELIGRSYNFAPEIDGNVILSISANNYLRNYIGKFVEANISFADEYDLYGETIKIL
- a CDS encoding cytochrome b6-f complex subunit PetL; this encodes MNIIFYFAFIGFGFGAAFALDKLLRAVKLI
- a CDS encoding 6-pyruvoyl trahydropterin synthase family protein codes for the protein MTSTQSKPLHGKGRECVITRRACFSSSHRYWLPEKSPEENLSLFGKCSIAPGHGHNYELIVSMGGELDSDGMVLNLSDVKHSIKDKVTGQLDFRFLNDVWPEFNVNNQEGLLPTTEALVKVIWSRLKDDLPLTSLRLYENPNLWADYFGKNMEAFLTVQTHFAAAHRLAKEEISFDENKKIYGKCARVNGHGHNYLVDITVKGDIDKRTGMVCDLSALQEIINDLVVEQLDHTFLNKDIEFFHSCVPTAENIALYISDILKKPIHNLGATLHKIRLQESPNNAAEIYVDQKLTNSLQLKFENSLVTQT
- a CDS encoding RibD family protein, with product MSIPRVIIVIASSLDGRIAFPEGGESHLGSEEDKKMLNQNLSMVDATIFGLGTLLAHQSTYLIKNLNDNNEVKISKSQPISIVASNSKKFNSNWKYFRQPIRRWLISSSKVDNLSKNDFEKQLFFEHSWGKTLISLKKQGINDLALLGGAKLINSFIKEDLITDIKITIIPRIIGGRYTWIPPKQTNEIFNLKRLWEIKSIKNLMHNEIHVHYKKI
- a CDS encoding vitamin K epoxide reductase family protein, with amino-acid sequence MALKTLKSRNKKDLKWPKILISILSTIGIVDTGSITLKNWGLFTSLSCPGTQNGCETVLNSPWGTLFANNQINIPLSLAGLITYLSILVITIILSLNLISPKEKLNKFLWWLIFLISCASSTFSFLLINIMFFKIQAYCFFCILSAILSFSIFIISMIGAKFESREPMIFRGFVVFLSVLVGGLIWSTNVDPSNAIDVSSPTDNLSPLITTSSSPQKVLFAKFLRENNIVMYSAYWCPHCHDQKQLFGKEAVKELKVVECASDGKDNQYELCQTKGISGFPSWEINGEIISGTLDLNDLAITTGYQGDSNF
- a CDS encoding DUF4346 domain-containing protein; protein product: MDSSKSFDEKIKIDNNLSNRYIDLDPNGYFIIKVDLEENKIILEHFLNNINDDGYALDPETNEPIKCDSQNKRVSNEVFEGISAKQLGILITEERNDLITKFDHALYLGRELQKAEECLYKKLPYIQD
- a CDS encoding GNAT family N-acetyltransferase; amino-acid sequence: MNQKIHKVEVKLSIKEISKEIWNELANEINNPFYEWTWLKNLEISKSVSRETGWQPLYFVAYKNEEILGIAPLFLKNHSYGEFIFDQSFARLAQELNLNYYPKLIGMSPYSPVNGYQFLYKKNKDKKEITNLLINHIESFAITNKILSCNFLYIDENWGTHLKSLGYHEWINSSSEWRSNGEKTFDDFLSRFNSNQRKNIKKERKSITKQDIKVEILDEDDINQEILKKMHNFYEQHCLRWGVWGSKYLTSTFFEKIVDNKKNLLLFSASRNDSKDIFAMSMCVKNKNNLWGRYWGSQEEISNLHFELCYYQPIEWAIKNSIHLFDPGAGGKHKRRRGFFAKNTISLHKWFDKNMGNIIYPWLNEVNKQTEMEIDFENKSIPFK